A single region of the Candidatus Zixiibacteriota bacterium genome encodes:
- a CDS encoding PLP-dependent aminotransferase family protein, which produces MSDSTATMAKEIITKWPFSDNSSRLKANVIREILKVSSQPGIINFAGGLPAAELFPETHLKACSDRVFSNHGPKALQYSLTQGIMELREEMAKWLSTPEREISPNVIQITTGSQQCLDLVGRA; this is translated from the coding sequence ATGAGCGATTCAACAGCAACTATGGCAAAAGAAATTATTACAAAATGGCCTTTTTCGGATAATTCATCCCGCTTGAAGGCCAATGTTATTAGAGAAATTCTAAAAGTATCTTCTCAGCCCGGTATTATCAACTTTGCTGGTGGTCTGCCTGCCGCGGAGCTCTTTCCGGAAACGCACCTGAAAGCCTGCTCTGACAGGGTCTTCTCAAATCATGGTCCCAAGGCCCTGCAATATTCTCTCACTCAGGGGATCATGGAACTACGTGAGGAAATGGCGAAGTGGCTTTCAACTCCGGAGCGGGAGATTTCCCCCAATGTGATTCAGATTACGACCGGGTCCCAGCAATGTCTTGACCTGGTGGGGCGTGCTTT
- the dinB gene encoding DNA polymerase IV, whose product MSSTMPARLCFCAAWRDCPTLSVEMAPVILHIDMDAFFAQIEQVANPELRGKPVIVGGDFFGRGVVATCSYEARKYGIHSAMPASKARKLCPHAIFVNGHYSSYTYISSQIIKILSRFTPLVEATSIDEAYLDISDSLNLYGDPIETAKMIKDAIYSELQLTCSIGISENRLLAKTASDMNKPDGLTTLFKNEIEEKFFPLAIRKLRGVGPQTEEVLKKWGIETIRDLADFPQDRLEQTFGVYGLQLKKKALGEASSHVTPIDEAEDEKSISNEHTLHEDSSDLVFVRSLLMTLSDKVASRMKKAGFLAKTIRLKLRFSNFKTITREKTIDKYTDNPETIFTTLSAMIPDERAKREKVRLIGAGVTSLKKIADSPQFDLFGQNSMSRRTTANDTVEEIRKKHGRFSIVRAVSLPFKWDR is encoded by the coding sequence ATGAGTTCTACCATGCCGGCCAGATTATGCTTCTGCGCCGCATGGCGGGATTGCCCAACGTTATCGGTTGAGATGGCACCGGTTATTTTACACATAGATATGGACGCATTCTTCGCCCAGATCGAGCAGGTTGCAAATCCTGAGTTGCGTGGAAAACCGGTCATCGTGGGGGGGGATTTCTTCGGACGGGGTGTGGTTGCGACCTGTTCGTACGAGGCCCGTAAGTATGGTATCCATTCTGCTATGCCCGCGTCAAAAGCTAGAAAACTCTGTCCCCATGCCATATTTGTCAATGGTCACTATTCCAGTTACACTTATATATCTTCGCAAATTATCAAAATTCTTTCGAGGTTCACACCACTGGTTGAGGCGACCTCAATCGACGAGGCTTACCTGGATATTTCTGACAGTTTAAACCTCTATGGCGATCCGATTGAGACAGCCAAAATGATCAAGGATGCGATTTACAGCGAATTGCAGCTCACCTGCTCGATCGGGATCTCCGAAAACAGGCTCCTGGCCAAAACAGCCTCCGATATGAACAAACCCGATGGTTTGACTACGCTTTTTAAAAATGAGATAGAGGAGAAGTTCTTCCCCCTGGCAATCCGCAAACTGCGTGGAGTCGGTCCCCAGACTGAAGAGGTGCTCAAAAAATGGGGGATCGAGACAATCCGGGATCTGGCTGATTTCCCTCAGGACCGGCTGGAACAGACCTTTGGTGTTTATGGTCTTCAGTTGAAAAAGAAGGCCCTCGGCGAGGCGAGCAGTCACGTCACTCCTATTGACGAAGCTGAGGACGAGAAGTCTATCTCCAACGAGCATACACTTCATGAGGACAGCTCTGACCTGGTATTTGTCCGCTCGCTTTTGATGACCCTCTCGGATAAAGTCGCCTCGCGCATGAAAAAAGCCGGATTTCTGGCAAAGACCATCAGGCTGAAATTGCGCTTTTCCAACTTCAAGACGATTACCCGCGAGAAAACCATCGATAAATACACGGACAATCCGGAAACGATATTCACAACATTATCAGCCATGATCCCTGATGAGCGCGCGAAAAGAGAAAAAGTCAGGTTAATCGGAGCCGGTGTAACAAGCCTGAAAAAGATCGCAGACTCCCCACAGTTTGACCTTTTCGGTCAAAACAGCATGTCGCGTCGTACTACTGCCAATGACACAGTTGAGGAAATCCGTAAGAAACACGGCCGCTTTTCAATTGTGAGGGCTGTCAGCCTGCCATTTAAATGGGATCGTTGA